A region from the Candidatus Oleimmundimicrobium sp. genome encodes:
- the hemC gene encoding hydroxymethylbilane synthase → MAKKEIVIGTRGSRLALWQANFVAESLKQFTDAEIIIKKIKTQGDKILDSPLAKIGDKGLFVKEIEVALSTGEADLAVHSMKDVPTELPVGLKISSILKREDPRDVLISKGGVCLSDLPKGSKVGTSSLRRKAQLLNFRPDLKIVDVRGNIDTRLQKMESGEFDAIILAAAGIDRMGWADKITERIAMEISLPAVGQGAIGIETRESDDIINKLVEKINHVSTFTAVAAERAMMKKLEGGCQIPIGALGVLEENCINLWGMVASLDGKRLIRDFVSGKSSEAEELGIKLAEQMIKSGAKEILKEIRESG, encoded by the coding sequence GTGGCTAAAAAAGAAATTGTAATCGGGACACGTGGCAGCAGACTTGCTTTGTGGCAAGCGAACTTTGTTGCTGAGAGCTTAAAGCAGTTTACCGATGCTGAAATTATAATTAAAAAAATAAAGACACAGGGTGATAAAATACTTGATTCTCCCCTGGCAAAAATTGGAGATAAGGGGCTTTTTGTTAAAGAGATTGAAGTGGCTTTAAGTACAGGGGAAGCTGATTTGGCGGTGCACAGCATGAAAGATGTGCCAACTGAATTGCCCGTTGGTTTAAAGATATCCTCAATTTTAAAAAGAGAAGATCCCAGAGACGTGCTTATATCCAAAGGAGGAGTTTGCCTTTCTGATTTACCGAAGGGTTCTAAGGTTGGCACAAGCAGCTTAAGAAGAAAGGCCCAATTATTAAACTTTCGTCCTGATTTAAAAATTGTTGATGTTCGCGGGAACATAGATACACGGTTACAAAAAATGGAATCAGGTGAGTTTGACGCAATAATATTGGCGGCTGCCGGGATAGACAGGATGGGCTGGGCCGATAAAATTACTGAAAGAATAGCGATGGAGATTAGTCTTCCCGCGGTTGGTCAAGGAGCAATTGGGATTGAGACAAGGGAAAGCGATGATATAATCAACAAACTGGTCGAAAAAATTAACCATGTGTCTACTTTTACTGCAGTTGCCGCGGAGCGTGCCATGATGAAGAAGCTCGAAGGGGGTTGTCAAATTCCTATTGGAGCCCTTGGGGTTTTAGAGGAGAACTGCATTAACCTGTGGGGCATGGTGGCCAGCTTAGATGGAAAAAGATTAATAAGAGATTTTGTTTCCGGCAAATCATCTGAAGCTGAAGAGTTAGGAATTAAACTGGCTGAGCAGATGATTAAAAGTGGAGCCAAAGAGATATTAAAGGAGATAAGAGAAAGTGGATAG
- the hemA gene encoding glutamyl-tRNA reductase: MHIIVVGLSHKTAPVEIREKLTFPLQDQEGPLQHLVSYESIAEGVILSTCNRTEIYVLASDLNKGKADILNFLSSFCDLDQDKILNYLYFKHQEKAVHHLFMVVSSLDSMVVGEAQILGQVKDAYQCAFENQATSTIFNRLFRETLSVGKKVRTETGIGENAVSISYAAVQLAKKVFGNLNGHTVLVMGAGEMSELTAQHLMANGVNSVLVTNRTHERAVDLAKKFNGKAIGFDDYHNYLQDADIVISSTGAPHYVIHRDVVAEAMRKRKNKPIFFIDIAVPRDIEPEVGELYNVFLYDIDDLQSVVNTNLAERNKEAVKAKRIIDKELNKFISWVNSLEVVPTISALKREAEEIRASETEKILSKMQDISSKDKNLINTLTSAIVNKLLHKPIVSLKESSNRKDGYIYTESARYLFGLNDDENEEQ, from the coding sequence GTGCATATAATAGTTGTAGGGTTGAGCCACAAAACGGCTCCAGTTGAGATAAGAGAAAAATTAACATTTCCGCTTCAAGACCAAGAAGGGCCTCTTCAGCATTTAGTTTCGTATGAGAGCATAGCCGAAGGAGTTATTCTTTCGACATGTAATCGTACTGAAATTTATGTTCTTGCGTCAGATTTAAATAAAGGCAAAGCTGACATTTTGAATTTTTTAAGCAGTTTCTGTGATTTGGATCAAGATAAAATATTGAATTACCTTTATTTTAAACATCAAGAAAAGGCCGTTCATCACCTGTTTATGGTTGTCTCCAGTCTCGACTCGATGGTTGTAGGCGAGGCCCAGATTTTAGGCCAAGTGAAAGACGCTTACCAGTGTGCTTTTGAAAATCAAGCAACAAGCACCATTTTTAACAGACTTTTTAGGGAAACTTTATCGGTAGGGAAAAAAGTTAGAACGGAAACAGGAATTGGAGAGAATGCGGTTTCAATAAGTTATGCTGCTGTTCAACTTGCCAAGAAAGTTTTTGGAAACTTAAACGGCCATACCGTTCTTGTCATGGGGGCGGGAGAAATGAGCGAGCTTACGGCTCAGCATCTTATGGCAAACGGAGTGAACTCTGTTTTGGTGACAAACAGAACGCATGAAAGGGCTGTAGACCTTGCTAAAAAATTCAACGGCAAAGCAATAGGGTTTGATGATTATCATAACTATTTACAAGATGCTGATATCGTCATAAGTTCTACGGGGGCCCCACACTATGTTATCCATAGAGATGTGGTCGCGGAAGCGATGCGTAAACGCAAAAATAAGCCCATTTTTTTCATCGACATAGCTGTTCCCAGAGATATTGAGCCGGAGGTTGGTGAACTCTACAACGTTTTTCTTTATGATATCGATGATTTGCAATCCGTGGTAAATACCAATTTGGCGGAGCGTAATAAGGAAGCAGTAAAGGCCAAACGGATTATAGACAAAGAGTTAAACAAGTTTATTTCCTGGGTTAATTCTTTAGAGGTGGTTCCCACGATTTCGGCCTTAAAACGAGAAGCAGAAGAGATAAGAGCAAGCGAGACGGAAAAAATTCTTTCTAAAATGCAAGATATTTCTTCAAAAGACAAAAATCTTATAAATACGCTTACCAGCGCAATTGTAAACAAGTTACTGCACAAACCGATAGTTTCTTTAAAAGAAAGCAGCAATAGAAAAGATGGTTATATCTACACCGAATCAGCGAGATACTTATTTGGGCTAAATGATGATGAAAACGAGGAGCAATAA
- a CDS encoding bifunctional precorrin-2 dehydrogenase/sirohydrochlorin ferrochelatase has product MTYYPVYLNLKNKKCVVVGGGNVAERKVLALIDCGAKVTVISPKLTKLLERLKSEGKIEHIGREYEKGDLKGAFVVIGATDNSSVNKEIYKEASALNLLVNIVDVPEICNFIVPSLVRRGDLTISISTSGKAPALAKKIRLKLEKEFGPEYEPYLNLLGEIREKIKEKYDLADERNKAWGRILESNILKLIRDGKDELLKEIIKECI; this is encoded by the coding sequence ATGACATATTATCCGGTTTACCTTAATTTAAAAAATAAAAAGTGTGTTGTGGTGGGCGGCGGGAATGTTGCGGAGAGAAAGGTTTTAGCTCTCATTGATTGCGGAGCCAAGGTTACCGTAATAAGCCCCAAGTTAACCAAGCTGCTTGAAAGATTAAAATCCGAAGGGAAAATCGAACATATAGGACGGGAATATGAAAAAGGTGATTTAAAAGGAGCTTTTGTTGTAATCGGGGCAACTGACAATTCTTCGGTAAATAAGGAAATTTACAAAGAGGCGAGCGCTTTAAATCTTTTAGTAAATATAGTGGATGTTCCGGAGATATGTAATTTTATTGTTCCTTCACTTGTGCGAAGAGGCGATTTGACGATAAGTATTTCAACTTCGGGAAAAGCTCCTGCTTTGGCCAAGAAGATTCGCCTTAAACTTGAGAAAGAATTTGGGCCTGAATATGAGCCATACCTTAATTTGCTGGGAGAGATAAGGGAAAAGATTAAAGAGAAGTATGATTTGGCTGATGAGCGAAACAAAGCATGGGGCAGAATTTTAGAGTCCAATATTCTTAAGTTAATAAGAGACGGAAAAGACGAGCTTCTTAAGGAGATAATTAAAGAGTGCATATAA